The following proteins come from a genomic window of Triticum aestivum cultivar Chinese Spring chromosome 6A, IWGSC CS RefSeq v2.1, whole genome shotgun sequence:
- the LOC123127510 gene encoding transcription termination factor MTEF1, chloroplastic — translation MLAHTRLPPPPPHPAQILPARLAGGGGMEFRRKLHFLSAELHLDPFPLLALHPELRSAPLALLHASLRLLLSHGLSAGDASRVFSAFPSLLTSPPEESLRFLSAAAPLPPPLLRAAVVRSPRLLAASIPDTLRPALYFLRHRVSLRRRPLPLAAALLLAFSVDRTLLPKLLFLGKATGLPDRAICTIIRRAPAILSYGIETNLTPKLKFLADGMSMDPAAELTEFPHYFAFSLEGRIMPRHEALRLRGVDMSLKEMLKSSDDEFKERILDATLSGNMQRM, via the coding sequence ATGCTCGCCCACACGCGCctcccgcctccgcctccgcatCCCGCCCAAATCCTGCCCGCCCGCCTCGCCGGAGGCGGCGGTATGGAGTTCCGCCGCAAGCTCCACTTCCTCTCGGCCGAGCTCCATCTCGACCCGTTCCCGCTCCTCGCCCTTCATCCTGAGCTCCGCTCCGCGCCGCTCGCGCTTCTCCATGCctccctccgcctcctcctctcacACGGACTCTCCGCCGGCGACGCCTCCCGCGTCTTCTCGGCATTCCCGTCGCTCCTCACCTCTCCTCCTGAGGAGTCCCTCCGcttcctctccgccgccgcgccgctacCCCCTCCTCTCCTCCGCGCCGCGGTGGTCCGTTCCCCTCGCCTCCTCGCCGCGTCCATCCCGGACACCCTCCGCCCCGCGCTTTACTTCCTTCGCCACCGCGTTTCCCTGCGACGGAGACCCCTTCCGCTCGCTGCTGCCCTGCTCCTCGCTTTCTCCGTCGACCGCACACTCCTCCCCAAGCTCCTCTTCCTTGGCAAAGCCACGGGGCTCCCAGACCGCGCCATCTGCACCATTATTCGCCGCGCCCCCGCCATTCTCTCCTATGGTATCGAGACCAACCTCACGCCCAAGCTCAAGTTCCTCGCCGACGGCATGAGCATGGACCCAGCCGCGGAGCTCACCGAGTTCCCACACTACTTCGCGTTCAGCTTGGAGGGGAGGATCATGCCGAGGCACGAAGCATTGAGGCTGAGGGGCGTTGATATGTCACTAAAGGAAATGCTCAAGAGCagcgatgatgagttcaaggagcGGATCTTAGATGCAACGCTGTCGGGCAATATGCAGAGGATGTGA